The region gtttttggacaGCCATTCTCTTGTTTaagttcttaattctaaagtaTATACGTAtcttaaattacatttttttatatttacaccAATATCACTAAAAAAAGGGACTATAACAACATtgtcattttcaattttcaattacAAAAAAACCCTTCGTTCTTCCATTGAAATGGTATTGTTGAATCTGCAAAACAAATTTGGGACCAATCGGATAAAAACTTTGAAAAGTCTTACCGGccaactttaaaaattttgtgtcGAGAAAAACGCGATAACAGTTTTCGTAGCGCGGGTCGGTACTGTAAGGCGCCCGGTATATATTGGAAATAGGTCAGTTGGAAATTGGTTAGGAGATTGAAATCTTGACAGGTTATTTATATAATACTAAGGTATCCTAAGGCCCAATatgttttttgaaaacttgAAAATTCTATCGTTGTGTAATCTCTTAAAGGAAAACCAAAATGGAAAACATATGTCTTGTATATGTTAAAGGATTCtgcatatgtatatgttaaaGGGTGCATAAAGGATTCTTTAATAAGCCGCAAAGCATCCTATCACTCAACCTGTTTTAACGAACTGTTTTTTGTGCTCGCTAGCAACAATTGCGGCGGATAGCTCAGGTTTGTGGGAACGTTCCATCGAATTTATGTTTTGGTTGAATTTATGTTGCTCCTGTTGTTGTGTCCGCTCGCTCTGATTTGCTATATTGCAGCTATTGTCTTACTGGTTTAGCCCTTTTGATGGCCGACACCTGATCCGGGTAGGCCGCTAATATACGAAGGCACATAGTGACTCTGACTGACTCTCCTAAAGCAGTCCTCCAGCTCTTTCTAGGAACACTCTAAAACTTGattgtcggactctccaaccgcggtccttcaactcaacgCTACCATCTTAAAATTACAATTCCCGGGACGTCCCAATgctcttccttttttttcgcgttctttcagaatttaaaatggcttgtgcattagtttgagcatcagctagcatttctgtattcatcataaaacttagaggcccagacgaccgaggggagCTCGAGAAACGAATAGTTggagtaaggaaatttaaaattctatattttaaatttgacgGACAGGagagagatgttatagagtagagaccattgtagttcgacatatgcacagcacAGCATATGAATAAAGGACTAAAtttctagtccttctattaggaatgtctagtccttctattaggaatgttaaaatttaagcgtgttagtaaatgctggctatctacatccccattaATTAGGTATACAGAAAAACTATACAGAGCATtttcctacgatttgttaagctaggtaagtttattagtaatagtctactattataagagggaaggtgaagatttgcatcccagtttagacctctaagagaaaaagttaagaaattcttttgtacggattctatgtggtgctgatgtactccatattggggactccagacacatgaaccgtactccagtatcggacggaccaaagagatgaataatgtttttggttatatacgggttattaaattcttttgaccaccttttaataaaaccaaggactccgtaagccttattaaccattaaggaaatatggtcggcaaatttaattttaatgtctaataggacgccgagatcattaacctgagctAAATTCTTTAAGGCAATCCCAAGGCATATGGCCTCATGCTACCACATAAGTAAGCAACATGTGGGGGTTATTATTCCACAAGTTTACGATGCTATATGTATGGCGTTGTCTGGTGATATCGAGGCATGGGATGTAGAAGCAATGAAAAGAAGAGCTCAGGAGTTTTAAGGACTATGGAAATTTCCAAATTGTATTGGGGCTATAGATGGCAAGCATGTTGCCATAAAAGCTCCACCTAATTGTGGTAGtgctttttataattataaggTGAGACAAAGTCCTTCCTAAGCTGACATAATAGTAATAAATTGTGCATTTACAGGGCTTTCATTCAATAATATTATTAGCTATATGCGACGCATCCTGCAGATTTACGTTTATAGACGTTGGTGCATATGGAAGCGAAAGAGACATGAAGGCATTCTCAAAGTCTTGGATTGGAAGGGAGCAACTTGAGGGTAGCATGGAGTTTCCTGAAGACACCACGCTTGGTGGAGTTCGGACTCCGTATTTCTTGGTTGAAAATGATGCTTTTCCGCTACACAAACGGATCATGAAGCCATACGGCTCCCGCAACCTTACTAGAGAGGAGAGAATTTTTAATCACCGTTTGAGCCGAGCCAGACGGTGCATTGAAAATGCTTTTGGCATTTTAAGTGCGAGGTGGGCTGCTGTGCAACGCACTTTACTATGCCATCCTGACAGAGCCCAAAAAATTAATTGTGCAGCTTGTGTGCTGCATAATTATTGTATGCGAACCAACCGGGCTAACTACGAGTTGCCTGTGATTTCTGTGGAGACTACCGATTCAGATATAAACCGTGGGCGGCCTCGCGACTATCCGAAATTTGTgcgaaataatataaaaaattatgttaattCGGATATGGGATCTTTTCAATGGCAAGACGATTATGCAGgcattttaaacaattaagaaaaagaaattaagaaatttagaaatttattaagatattataaaagataatatattaaaaaatgtaatcatagttttttgctctttttttcaaatctAACATAAATTTACATGCTGTTCCGCTTCATCTTTCAGTTCTTGCGGCAGCTCTTTCATTATTTCGCCCCAGTAGGTGACCACCGTCGGAACGTTTGTGGTCTGGGATACTATGGACTTCTGCAAGTCGACGTACTCCGTAAATTTCTGTGTTAGGGCACAGCTCTCAGCCGCCGCAGTCTTGCGCTTCTTAGTGGATGGCTTCTATCAAAAATAGttacaattaattattataatttcaaaTTAGTCGAATTCCCTACTCACATAGGAATATGAGCTGGAACTCTCCTTCTCCATGTCCTCTAGTCCCTTCTGCAGCTGTAGCTCTTGGTCCTCCAACATGCTCTGGTCGAATGAGATGCTTGGTTGACTTTCGTCGAGGTACTCAGCAAACATGAGTTCTGTGTCCTCGAAAATTTCGAAAGACGTTGACGCCGCTGGTGGTTTTGGTAGCGTGGTCGTTCTGtgcatgatacaattatacaaggtagtccattcgttGACTTAAGtcacttattttaattttaacataaTAAGCGTTGAATAGTGCGAGTGAAACGGCTATACAGTACTTTGATTAATCCTCACACGGGGTATggggctaaaagtttttcttagttatgacaagagttgtagtgtttataattatatttgaattagttttgaaattgaatcaaataattctttgtttttggacaGCCATTCTCTTGTTTAAGTTCTtaattataaagtatatacgtatcttaaattacatttttttatatttacaccAATATCACTAAAAAAAGGGACTATAACAACATtgtcattttcaattttcaattacAAAAAAACCCTTCGTTCTTCCATTGAAATGGTATTGTTGAATCTGCAAAACAAATTTGGGACCAATCGGATAAAAACTTTGAAAAGTCTTACCGGccaactttaaaaattttgtgtcGAGAAAAACGCGATAACAGTTTTCGTAGCGCGGGTCGGTACTGTAAGGCGCCCGGTATATATTGGAAATAGGTCAGTTGGAAATTGGTTAGGAGATTGAAATCTTGACAGGTTATTTATATAATACTAAGGTATCCTAAGGCCCAATatgttttttgaaaacttgAAAATTCTATCGTTGTGTAATCTCTTAAAGGAAAACCAAAATGGAAAACATATGTCTTGTATATGTTAAAGGATTCtgcatatgtatatgttaaaGGGTGCATAAAGGATTCTTTAATAAGCCGCAAAGCATCCTATCACTCAACCTGTTTTAACGAACTGTTTTTTGTGCTCGCTAGCAACAATTGCGGCGGATAGCTCAGGTTTGTGGGAACGTTCCATCGAATTTATGTTTTGGTTGAATTTATGTTGCTCCTGTTGTTGTGTCCGCTCGCTCTGATTTGCTATATTGCAGCTATTGTCTTACTGGTTTAGCCCTTTTGATGGCCGACACCTGATCCGGGTAGGCCGCTAATATACGAAGGCACATAGTGACTCTGACTGACTCTCCTAAAGCAGTCCTCCAGCTCTTTCTAGGAACACTCTAAAACTTGattgtcggactctccaaccgcggtccttcaactcaacgCTACCATCTTAAAATTACAATTCCCGGGACGTCCCAATgctcttccttttttttcgcgttctttcagaatttaaaatggcttgtgcattagtttgagcatcagctagcatttctgtattcatcataaaacttagaggcccagacgaccgaggggagCTCGAGAAACGAATAGTTggagtaaggaaatttaaaattctatattttaaatttgacgGACAGGagagagatgttatagagtagagaccattgtagggCACAGCTCTCAGCCGCCGCAGTCTTGCGCTTCTTAGTGGATGGCTTCTATCAAAAATAGttacaattaattattataatttcaaaTTAGTCGAATTCCCGGGGTATggggctaaaagtttttcttagttatgacaagagttgtagtgtttataattatatttgaattagttttgaaattgaatcaaataattctttgtttttggacaGCCATTCTCTTGTTTaagttcttaattctaaagtaTATACGTAtcttaaattacatttttttatatttacaccAATATCACTAAAAAAAAGGGACTATAACAACATtgtcattttcaattttctatTACAAAAAAACGCTTCGTTCTTCCATTGAAATGGTATTGTTGAATCTGCAAAACAAATTTGGGACCAATCGGATAAAAACTTTGAAAAGTCTTACCGGccaactttaaaaattttgtgtcGAGAAAAACGCGATAACAGTTTTCGTAGCGCGGGTCGGTACTGCAAGGCGCCCGGTATATATTGAAAATAGGTCAGTTGGAAATTGGTTAGGAGATTGAAATCTTGACAGGTTATTTATATAATACTAAGGCGCCGTACTGCAAGGCGCCCGGTATATATTGGAAATAGGTCAGTTGGTAATTGGTTAGGAGATTGAAATCTTGACAGGTTATTTATATAATACTAAGGTATCCTAAAgcccaatatttttttttgaaaacttgaAAATTCTATCGTTGTGTAATCTCTTAAAGGAAAACCAAAATGGAAAACATATGTCTTGTTTGCTCTTTTTATTGAGCTGTCTAGAAAAAGCAGAGCCGGTTCCTCTGTTCCTTTGGGTCCGGGACAAGTAACGTCGGCAGCGAAAGTATCAAAACCGTGACAGAAAAGTACAGTCTGGACGCACAAAGTTGATCCCAACGAGCGTATCCGCACCCCTATTCGAGCGATTCGGGACAATATGCCATCCAAATTCGCGCAAATCAAGCTAGCGGACGAGCCATATTGCAAGCCCACAACCATCTCAGCTGTCCTGGTAGCCGACGTCTTTCCCACGGTTCTCCAGCCGGTTCTTATGACTGCGGAGAAAGCATGCCAATCGCCCAAATCTATTTTTGGGTAGACGGGTTGGATAAACTCAACTATCAAGGAGTAGTTAACATACGTAGTTATTTACAAGTAGTTAATAAAATCACCGACAACTTTGATAGGAGAAAATAATCATTCCCTTAAAAAGGAATTTTGCAAAAGACGTTGACATAATGGCATAAGGGATTCTTTAATAAGCCGCAAAGCATCCTATCACATAACCTGTTTTAACGAACTGTTTTTTGTGCTCGCTAGCAACAATTGCGGCGGATGGCTCAGGTTTGTGGGAACGTTCCATCGAATTTATGTTTTGGTTGAATTTATGTTGCTCCTGTTTTTGTGTCCGCTCGCTCTGATTTGCTATATTGCAGCTATTGTCTTACTGGTTTAGCCCTTTTGATGGCCGACACCTGATCCGGGTAGGCCGCTAATATACGAAGGCACAAAGTGACTCTGACTGACTCTCCTAAAGCAGTCCTCCAGCTCTTTCTAGGAACACTCTAAAACTTGattgtcggactctccaaccgcggtccttcaactcaacgCTACCATCTTAAAATTACAATTCCCGGGACGTCCCAATgctcttccttttttttcgcgTTCTTTCAGAATTTAAAATGGCTTGCGCATTAGTttgagcatcagctagcatttctgtattcatcataaaacttagaggcccagacgaccaaGGGGAGCTCGAGAAACGAATAGTTggagtaaggaaatttaaaattctatattttaaatttgacgGACAGGagagagatgttatagagtagagaccattgtagttcgacatatgcacagcacAGCATATGAATAAAGGACTAAAtttctagtccttctattaggaatgtctagtccttctattaggaatgttaaaatttaggcgtgttagtaaatgctggctatctacatccccattaattaggttatacagaaaaactacacaGAGCATGTttctacgatttgttaagctaggtaagtttaatAGTAATAGTTTACTATTGTTCTCAGTTGGAGATAGAGATAcgacggggaagaagcagagttgaatttaaacaaattattaattcgcctccaaataCACCGCAGCACAtacgaagcgatacggtttaaattaaaacttaaatttttgcaATAAATTTGATTCACAAGCAAGTAAAGATCCCATTGCTCTTGctgctcatttttttttgcaaatgctcatgcCTACCGAGTTGTGTGAGtctgctcacgccataagattcgttgctcacgccataagcatCGTTGGTCCCATCATAAGCAaagggcaattacaataacaatttttcgtgttttccatattctcctcaatcgtactaatccgaatgaattttgttgttggagtgccgaaaacttttcactgcaagaaattcattcttgtttctgtttctgccaaaatggtcgattatattatattgatatCTTAAAACCCCTTGTGaatgttactataattttatttttcagtgcagccACATagatgggaaaaaaattctcgcaccaatgtattggtgattttttgcattggtatgggAGTCTCTTCCGTATGCCAAGCTCTGCATAGACACCACTGCTTTAAACGGTTGCACTGTGTAAAAGCATGTTgatcatgtaaaaatattttctgtcaCTCCTTATGTAGTTTATATTGATTTGGAATATGCAAAATTAGTAAAgatcaataaaattaaagaatacATAAATGCAGATAACAAAACTATAAtccattttcacaaaatggatgaactttaaaaaaaagtaagtttttagctgaaaattttttttgtaagttgTCGAAACTTAGTAGTGAAACTATATTTCTTTGTTTATTACCTGTGTAATACATTCAAAAAGATTGTGTTTAAATTTCATACCGATCAGTTTATCTATTTTCCgacatatatatgtaagtttaaataaaataccaagTTTTCAGTTGTCGATTACGATTTAATTTCTTGTAcgatttaatttctttttattacatAGGGAGTATACGTAGCCTGCAGAGGACAAGAATGATAAATGACTTAAGCTTGCATTtcgatccattaagtattaaatcatttgctaaacaccatttttgaaagttttcaagatcggactgaagactgcattgggtagagatggatttgtattgaagacaaagcttaacaTTATCTGCATACAAAAgtactagagagttcgttaaagcagggggcaagtcattaataaaaagagtaaataataAGGGGCccagatgacttccttgagggacgccagatgtagcacggacagGTGGTTTCATGGATTTATCCAACTTAAAAACTTgcaactcatcctgggtggaatcccgccaaagaatgcACTGAATATAGCAAtcgtcaggaaaaaccctgacgcaacgatacatttcgCAAATATcgccagtaatggccacccgatggcatcggaaccttaacagaatatgcagcaATATTCAGAAATGGTGATAGCACATCCATCATAAACAACCCTGAGCTTAGTTGTTTATCTGTCGTCGTTTAAAACATAATGTTGGGGCAGAAAGTTTCGGCTAGCGATGCTCGCATCAGCAGGGACCAGAGACATAtgacccaactccagatactcctttatgaagacAGCATATTCCTCTttcaattgaggacggcgacagagcttcctttcgagggagaAATATTGTCGAACTGCTTGGGAGTAAGATTCTCCCAGCAACTCCCAGGCGAAGAAGAGAATCTaactgatcatccagcatagTTGCGCTCTTCGGAACGTccttgtatttaattttaacgttataaaaatctttatttggccgtatatgaaatttggattttacaaaggaaatccaatttagggtGCGAGCGTTATAAGAGAACGACTGCCAACCTCAGATAATAGGCtaagcggatgctcgctagctTGTGATGCCGAATGCGTacgttattaattaattatttgaatcTAACAGTTGCTTGCTGACTGACCTGACAGatatgattaaaaaaaagaattgaaAAAAAGATTGTAATAAAAAGGGACAATAAAAGGGACTATAACAACAttgtaattttcaattttcaattacAAAAAAACCCGTTCTTCCATTGAGATGATATTGTTGAATCTGCAAAACAAATTTGAGACCAATCGAATAAAAACTTTGAATAGTCTTACCGGccaactttaaaaattttgtgtcGAGAAAAACGCGATAACAGTTTTCTGTCACGGTTTTGATACTTTCGCTGCCGACGTTACTTGTCCCGGACCCAAAGGAACAGAGGAACCGGCTCTGCATTTTCTAGACAGCTCAATAAAAAGGGCAAACAAGACATATGTCTCGACAGTCTGGACGCACAAAGTTGATCCCAACGAGCGTATCCGCACCCCTATTCGAGCGATTCGGGACAATATGCCATCCAAATTCGCGCAAATCAAGCTAGCGGACGAGCCATATTGCAAGCCCACAACCATCTCAGCTGTCCTGGTAGCCGACGTCTTTCCCACGGTTCTCCAGCCGGTTCTTATGACTGCGGAGAAAGCATGCCAATCGCCCAAATCTATTTTTGGGTAGACGGGTTGGATAAACTCAACCATCAAGGAGTAATTAACATACGTAGTTAATTACAAGTAGTTAATTAAATCACAGACAACTTTGATAGGAGAAAATAATCATTCCCTTAAAAAGGAATTTTGCAAAAGACGTTGATATAATGGCATAAAGGATTCTTTAATAAGCCGCAAAGCATCCTATTACTTAACCTGTTTTAACGAACTGTTTTTTTGTGCTCGCTCGCAACAATTGCGGCGGATAGCTCAAAGAGGTTTATGGGAACGTTCCATCGaatttatgttgttgttgACTTTATGCTGCtcctattgttgttgttgaagccGCTCGCTCTGATTAATTTAGCTATTGGGTTACTGGTTTAGCCCTTTCGATGGCCGGCACCTGATCCGGGTTGGCCGAATGATAAATGACTTAAGCTTGCATTtcgatccattaagtattaaatcatttgctaaacaccatttttgaaagttttcaagatcggactgaagactgcattgggtagagatggatttgtattgaagacaaagcttaacaTTATCTGCATACAAAAgtactagagagttcgttaaagcagggggcaagtcattaataaaaagagtaaataataAGGGGCccagatgacttccttgagggacgccagatgtagcacggacagGTGGTTTCATGGATTTATCCAACTTAAAAACTTgcaactcatcctgggtggaatcccgccaaagaatgcACTGAATATAGCAAtcgtcaggaaaaaccctgacgcaacgatacatttcgCAAATATcgccagtaatggccacctgatggcatcggaaccttaacagaatatgcagcaATATTCAGAAATGGTGATAGCACATCCATCATAAACAACCCTGAGCTTAGTTGTTTATCTGTCGTCGTTTAAAACATAATGTTGGGGCAGAAAGTTTCGGCTAGCGATGCTCGCATCAGCAGGGACCAGAGACATAtgacccaactccagatactcctttatgaagacAGCATATTCCTCTttcaattgaggacggcgacagagcttcctttcgagggagaAATATTGTCGA is a window of Drosophila bipectinata strain 14024-0381.07 chromosome 2R, DbipHiC1v2, whole genome shotgun sequence DNA encoding:
- the LOC108133747 gene encoding uncharacterized protein — its product is MIETLADDIVQMASNKFNNSLFCRFNNIILMEERVFWYAFRYTRTTTLPKPPAASTSFEIFEDTELMFAEYLDESQPSISFDQSMLEDQELQLQKGLEDMEKESSSSYSYKPSTKKRKTAAAESCALTQKFTEYVDLQKSIVSQTTNVPTVVTYWGEIMKELPQELKDEAEQHVNLC